The genomic region AGTCGTCGAAGGTATTTCTCGCGAAAACCTGTATCGGCACTCGCCTAGCAAATAACGGCCGCGGTAAGGCCGCCTTTACCACTGAAAATCAGCGCGCCAGTATCCTCAACGCCTCTTCGTGGACCGCTCGGCTGCCGGCTGCGATGATGGAGCCGCCCTGTTCGGGGCGACCGCCTTCCCAGGTGGTGATGATGCCGCCTGCCTGCTCGATGACGGGGATGATGCCGCCGACGTCGTATGGCTTGAGGACATTCTCGACCACCAGGTCGACATGGCCGGCGGCCAGCAGCGCATAGGCGTAGCAGTCGGTGCCGTAGCGAAACAGTCGCACCTGCTGCTCGATCTCGCGGTATTTTTCCATCTCGATACCAGCGAAAAGGTGCGGCGAGGTCGTGAACAGGATCGCCTTCGACAGACTGCCGCAATCACGAACCTTCAATTGCCTGTCGCCGCCCGGGCCGGTGTAGCTCGACCGGCTGCCGTCGGCAAAATAACGCTCGCCGGTAAAGGGCTGGTCGACAAGCCCCATGATAGCGCGGCCATTGCGGTAAAGCCCGATCAGCGTTCCCCATACGGGCACACCGGAGATGAAGGCGCGCGTCCCGTCGATGGGATCGATCACCCACACATGCTCGCGGTCGAGGCCGACATTGCCGTATTCCTCGCCGAGAATTCCATGGTCGGGAAACCTGTCCGTGATCAGCGCGCGGATTGCCAGTTCGGCGGCGCGGTCGCCCTCCGTCACCGGATCGAAGCCGCCGGCTTCCTTGTTGACGATATCGATGCCGGCACGAAAGCGGGGAAGTGTCTCTGCCTTGGCAGCGTCGGCGAGCTCGAAAAAGAAGGCGCGGTCAGGGAACATGGCAAATATCCGATCGATGCGAGAGGCTTTTCATAGCCATTAAATTTGACGATGCAAACGCGTCCCGTCCAACTATCGCCTCGCCTCTAAAATAGGCACTTCAAAATCTGCTTGACAATTGTGCATCGCAATATTAGACAGGAGCTACAGTCTTCTGACTGTAAATACCCTCCTTGGGTGTTTCCTCCCTAGACTTAGCCGCCTTCGGGCGGTTTTTTTTGGCTGATGCTTCTTGGCGGAGCTACTCTGCCGCCAGCGCGCGGTCGTTGCCATATCGTGCAACGTGCTCCGCCATCTGCCTGATGAAGGCCGTGATAGCACCCGTCATCAGGCCGAAATCACTGCGCTTTTCCAGGGTCATCTCATCGACGTACAGCGCCCGGTTGACCTCGACCTGCAGCGCATGCAGACCGCGCGAAGGCCGGCCATAGTGCTCGGTGATGAACCCGCCGGCGTACGGCTTGTTGCGTAC from Rhizobium tumorigenes harbors:
- the hisN gene encoding histidinol-phosphatase, producing the protein MFPDRAFFFELADAAKAETLPRFRAGIDIVNKEAGGFDPVTEGDRAAELAIRALITDRFPDHGILGEEYGNVGLDREHVWVIDPIDGTRAFISGVPVWGTLIGLYRNGRAIMGLVDQPFTGERYFADGSRSSYTGPGGDRQLKVRDCGSLSKAILFTTSPHLFAGIEMEKYREIEQQVRLFRYGTDCYAYALLAAGHVDLVVENVLKPYDVGGIIPVIEQAGGIITTWEGGRPEQGGSIIAAGSRAVHEEALRILAR